In Oceanobacillus sp. FSL K6-2867, one DNA window encodes the following:
- the rsgA gene encoding ribosome small subunit-dependent GTPase A, whose amino-acid sequence MAEGRIIKALSGFYYVKSNDRIYSCKGRGVFRNRKITPLVGDFVEFEESNPGEGYIMEIKERTNELVRPPIANIDQAIIISSAASPDFSTLLLDRFLVLIESKEIEPVIFITKIDLVSEDERQKIEAYQDIYKNIGYAVELISSKQQDLLPELKHYFTDKISVFAGQSGVGKSTLLNVLKPSLLLKTAEISKSLGRGKHTTRHVELMQVNGGLVADTPGFSVLDFNEIEAEALSNCFPEMKEVQEYCKFRGCMHHKEPKCAVKDAVERNEIARFRYDHYLSFLEEIQSRKPRY is encoded by the coding sequence ATGGCAGAAGGAAGAATTATTAAAGCTTTAAGTGGATTCTATTATGTTAAATCAAATGATAGGATCTACTCTTGTAAAGGTCGGGGTGTTTTTCGAAATCGAAAAATCACCCCGCTTGTAGGGGATTTTGTTGAGTTCGAGGAAAGCAATCCTGGTGAAGGCTATATAATGGAAATAAAAGAAAGGACGAATGAACTCGTTCGGCCACCAATTGCAAATATCGATCAAGCGATAATCATCAGTTCTGCTGCTTCTCCGGATTTCAGTACGTTGTTATTGGATCGATTTCTTGTGTTAATAGAATCTAAGGAAATTGAACCAGTTATTTTTATAACAAAAATTGATTTAGTTTCTGAAGATGAACGGCAAAAAATTGAAGCTTATCAAGATATCTATAAGAATATCGGTTATGCTGTTGAATTAATTTCATCCAAGCAGCAGGATTTACTGCCAGAATTAAAGCATTACTTTACGGATAAAATATCTGTTTTCGCTGGACAGTCTGGTGTTGGAAAATCAACGCTTTTAAACGTATTAAAGCCATCCTTATTGTTAAAGACTGCAGAAATATCTAAAAGTCTAGGAAGAGGAAAGCATACGACACGACATGTTGAACTGATGCAGGTAAATGGCGGACTTGTAGCAGATACACCTGGATTCAGTGTGCTCGACTTTAATGAAATTGAAGCAGAGGCATTATCAAATTGTTTTCCTGAGATGAAAGAAGTTCAGGAATATTGTAAATTCCGAGGCTGCATGCACCATAAAGAGCCTAAATGTGCTGTAAAGGATGCTGTGGAAAGGAATGAAATTGCTCGTTTCCGTTATGATCATTATTTAAGTTTTCTAGAAGAAATACAATCCCGAAAGCCGAGGTACTGA
- a CDS encoding Stp1/IreP family PP2C-type Ser/Thr phosphatase, giving the protein MEGYFLTDRGKIRAHNEDSGGLFYNTENQLIAIIADGMGGHQAGDVASQLATKLMKQKWQSTARINAPDEAEAWLSATISEVNQSIYEHSLENKECEGMGTTIVAAICTNEFLTIAHVGDSRGYLFNENGFNQVTEDHSLVNELLRSGQISEQDAEWHPRKNIILKAMGTEETVSEDIVTVVWESGNKLLLCSDGLSDKLNEQEMAAYLTNTEDLKETGLEMISLANERGGEDNITLILLQHDSSLKAGEDE; this is encoded by the coding sequence ATGGAAGGTTATTTTCTAACGGATCGCGGTAAAATTCGGGCCCATAATGAAGATTCAGGTGGTTTATTTTATAATACAGAAAACCAGTTAATCGCTATTATCGCTGACGGGATGGGCGGTCATCAAGCAGGAGATGTAGCGAGTCAGCTTGCTACAAAATTAATGAAACAAAAATGGCAATCTACAGCCCGCATTAATGCTCCAGATGAAGCAGAAGCTTGGTTATCTGCTACTATCTCTGAAGTAAACCAGTCCATATATGAACATTCATTAGAAAATAAGGAATGTGAGGGCATGGGCACGACAATTGTAGCTGCTATTTGTACAAACGAATTTTTAACAATTGCACATGTCGGTGACAGCCGTGGCTACCTTTTTAATGAGAATGGATTCAATCAAGTGACAGAAGACCATTCATTAGTGAACGAGCTGTTACGTTCAGGACAAATTTCCGAACAAGATGCAGAATGGCATCCGCGGAAAAATATTATTTTGAAAGCTATGGGTACAGAAGAAACTGTATCAGAAGATATAGTAACCGTGGTATGGGAGTCAGGTAATAAATTGCTCCTCTGTTCTGATGGCTTATCCGACAAGCTGAATGAACAGGAAATGGCTGCTTATTTAACAAATACGGAGGACTTGAAAGAAACAGGCCTGGAAATGATTAGCCTTGCCAATGAACGAGGCGGAGAAGATAATATTACACTTATTCTCTTACAGCATGATTCTTCGTTGAAAGCAGGTGAAGATGAATGA
- the rpe gene encoding ribulose-phosphate 3-epimerase, protein MTKIAPSILSADFAKLGEEIIDVEKGGADYIHVDVMDGHFVPNITIGPLVVNAIKPVTSLPLDVHLMIENPDSYIPAFAEAGASIITVHQEACTHLHRTIQLIKANGAKPGIVINPATPVEMLKPVLQEVDLVLIMTVNPGFGGQSFIHEAVEKIEKLSVWRKELNLDFEIEVDGGVNPETAKICTDAGADVLVAGSAIFGQADRRKAIEAIRNETKG, encoded by the coding sequence ATGACAAAAATTGCACCTTCTATTTTATCGGCAGACTTTGCCAAACTGGGAGAGGAAATTATCGATGTAGAAAAGGGTGGAGCAGATTATATCCATGTGGATGTAATGGATGGACATTTTGTTCCTAATATTACAATAGGTCCATTAGTTGTCAATGCAATCAAGCCAGTTACAAGCCTGCCACTGGATGTCCATTTAATGATTGAAAATCCAGACTCATACATACCGGCGTTTGCAGAAGCTGGAGCATCCATCATAACGGTACATCAGGAGGCTTGTACACATCTCCATCGTACAATTCAACTAATTAAAGCAAATGGCGCAAAGCCTGGGATAGTTATTAATCCAGCAACACCAGTAGAAATGCTTAAGCCAGTTTTACAAGAAGTAGATCTTGTTTTGATTATGACGGTTAATCCCGGTTTTGGTGGGCAATCGTTTATCCATGAAGCCGTAGAGAAAATTGAAAAGCTATCTGTATGGCGTAAGGAATTAAATTTGGATTTTGAGATTGAGGTAGATGGTGGTGTCAATCCTGAAACTGCGAAAATCTGTACAGATGCTGGGGCTGATGTTTTAGTGGCCGGCAGCGCGATTTTTGGACAAGCAGATAGGCGTAAAGCAATAGAAGCGATACGTAATGAAACGAAAGGATAA
- the pknB gene encoding Stk1 family PASTA domain-containing Ser/Thr kinase — protein MRSGHLLNERYKIIEKIGGGGMANVFLARDTILNRDVAVKALRMEYIHDDEFIARFDREAQSATSLSHPNIVNIYDVGEEDQVLYMVMEYVDGMTLKEYIQNYGPIDVQEALDIMKQLISAIAHAHANDIVHRDIKPQNILMNSFGQVKVTDFGIAIALSATSLTQTNSILGSVHYLSPEQARGGMATKKSDIYSIGIVLYELLTGKLPFSGQSPVSIALKHLQTSTPSVRRFNQDIPQSVENIVLKATAKDPFHRYENIYELEEAIENALHPDKLNEPPYAPPAEVGEETKAIPIITDQQIEEDMDQATLVHQFDDGTKNYPEDPPAEKNTGKKAKKAKKTKKTKDKKTGKKKPAKKKRGKKKWIFILIVLILLAAGAAAMFIVPDLMKPKDIIVQDVSEMEVEEAREILEGDKFIVEEEETYSDEIEEGLVVQTDPKAGRSAKEGSTVTLFVSQGKERVTFEDYVGRDFSQVNRMLEDEGFTNIITIDKHSDSPEGEIITQIQPEPGNEVVPSEERVIFEVSIGPEAISLNNLVGMTEEEARSYLEGENLGMNVVEENSETVPEGEVIRQDPASGANVEEGSTVNVFISSGPEARPPRSHTISLTVPYNPETEEGDEDQENQGNQGNGNQGNGNQGNGNQGNENQGNEGNGNQEEDSEPVEQIVRIYIGDANNEITDVYREEVITEDREFEFTLTIAPDSEAEYTITRDDEVIRNRTVSYDGEEE, from the coding sequence ATGAGAAGCGGTCACCTTTTAAATGAGCGCTATAAAATAATTGAGAAAATTGGCGGAGGCGGAATGGCTAATGTATTCCTTGCAAGGGATACGATCTTGAACCGAGATGTTGCAGTAAAAGCATTACGTATGGAATATATCCATGATGATGAATTTATTGCGCGCTTTGATCGGGAGGCACAGTCTGCTACAAGTCTTTCTCATCCGAATATCGTAAATATTTACGATGTGGGTGAAGAGGATCAGGTCCTCTATATGGTTATGGAATATGTGGATGGAATGACACTGAAGGAATACATACAAAATTATGGACCAATAGATGTACAGGAAGCATTGGATATTATGAAGCAATTGATTTCAGCAATCGCTCATGCACATGCAAACGATATTGTACACCGGGATATTAAACCACAAAATATTTTAATGAACAGCTTTGGTCAAGTGAAAGTAACCGATTTTGGAATTGCAATTGCGTTAAGTGCAACATCTTTAACCCAAACAAACTCAATACTTGGATCGGTTCATTACTTATCTCCGGAACAGGCCAGAGGCGGTATGGCAACGAAAAAATCAGATATTTATTCAATTGGAATTGTACTCTATGAGCTATTAACAGGTAAACTTCCATTTTCTGGACAGTCTCCTGTATCGATTGCATTAAAACATTTACAGACGAGTACGCCATCTGTAAGAAGATTTAATCAAGATATTCCACAAAGTGTAGAAAACATTGTATTAAAAGCTACAGCTAAGGATCCGTTTCATCGATATGAAAATATTTATGAGCTAGAAGAAGCAATTGAAAATGCATTACATCCAGATAAACTAAATGAACCCCCATATGCTCCACCTGCTGAGGTGGGCGAAGAAACAAAAGCAATCCCGATTATTACGGATCAGCAAATAGAGGAGGATATGGATCAGGCTACTTTAGTTCATCAATTTGATGACGGGACCAAAAATTATCCGGAAGATCCTCCAGCAGAAAAGAATACAGGCAAAAAAGCTAAGAAAGCTAAGAAAACGAAGAAAACAAAGGATAAAAAAACTGGGAAAAAGAAGCCAGCTAAGAAAAAACGTGGCAAGAAAAAATGGATTTTCATACTCATTGTGTTAATTCTTCTTGCAGCAGGTGCAGCAGCAATGTTTATTGTACCCGATCTAATGAAGCCAAAAGACATTATTGTGCAGGATGTTTCGGAGATGGAAGTTGAAGAGGCACGGGAAATTCTTGAAGGGGATAAATTTATTGTAGAAGAAGAGGAGACATACTCCGATGAAATTGAAGAGGGGTTAGTTGTACAAACAGATCCAAAAGCTGGGAGATCAGCAAAGGAAGGCAGTACTGTTACACTTTTTGTTAGCCAAGGGAAAGAGCGGGTGACTTTTGAAGATTATGTCGGCCGTGATTTCAGTCAAGTTAATCGAATGTTGGAGGATGAAGGCTTTACGAATATAATTACCATTGATAAGCATTCTGATAGTCCAGAGGGGGAAATTATTACCCAAATACAGCCAGAACCTGGAAATGAAGTTGTCCCAAGTGAAGAGAGAGTTATTTTTGAGGTCAGCATTGGACCAGAAGCAATTAGTTTAAATAATCTTGTAGGTATGACAGAGGAAGAGGCGAGGTCATATTTAGAAGGTGAAAACCTTGGTATGAATGTTGTAGAAGAGAATTCTGAAACGGTCCCAGAAGGAGAAGTTATCAGACAAGACCCAGCATCTGGAGCTAATGTGGAAGAAGGCTCTACGGTTAATGTGTTTATATCCAGTGGACCAGAAGCAAGACCGCCACGGTCACACACAATAAGTTTAACTGTCCCATATAATCCGGAAACGGAGGAGGGCGATGAAGACCAGGAAAATCAAGGAAATCAAGGAAATGGAAATCAAGGAAATGGAAATCAAGGAAACGGAAATCAAGGAAACGAAAATCAAGGGAACGAAGGAAATGGAAACCAAGAGGAAGATTCAGAACCTGTAGAACAAATTGTTCGCATTTATATTGGTGATGCAAACAATGAAATAACAGATGTATACAGAGAAGAGGTAATTACAGAAGATCGAGAGTTTGAATTTACATTAACGATTGCCCCTGATAGTGAAGCGGAATATACGATTACTAGAGATGATGAAGTCATACGAAACAGAACGGTTTCTTATGATGGTGAAGAGGAGTGA